In Paenibacillus sp. JQZ6Y-1, the following proteins share a genomic window:
- the murC gene encoding UDP-N-acetylmuramate--L-alanine ligase, with product MNKTEQHIHFIGIGGYGMSAIAKVLLEMGYKVTGSDVAMSALGQKLQHQGADIHIGHAPEKVHGADLLVYSSAVSQDDVELVEARKLEIPVLHRSEMLARLLNERKGIAVAGAHGKTTTSSMIALVMEECEADPTYIIGGEIVNLGTNAKAGKSEYVVAEADESDGTFLQYHPAIAVVTNIEADHLENYDGDFANIKAAYVQFLSQLRPGGKAIINADDENIRELLPSIQGETVTFGIDQPADYTASDIQPGDRKISFVMSYKGEKLGIVQLSVPGLHNVYNAMATLIACVETGLSFTAAAAAIVRFQGAKRRFQVMGEANDILVVDDYAHHPTEIEATLKAARATGKKIIAIFQPQRYSRTYFLLDEFSRAFGEADEVIITDIYAPAGEKQIEGVHSAALVDLIIKHSNDSARYVADKDDVVKELSSSMQPGDLIITMGAGDIWKVSKALAEQLTSAQAGH from the coding sequence ATGAATAAGACAGAACAACATATACATTTTATTGGGATCGGCGGCTATGGCATGAGTGCTATCGCCAAAGTCCTGCTCGAAATGGGATATAAAGTAACCGGTTCGGATGTAGCGATGAGCGCGTTGGGACAAAAGCTGCAACATCAGGGAGCAGACATTCATATCGGTCATGCACCGGAAAAAGTACACGGTGCCGATCTATTGGTCTATTCCTCTGCTGTATCGCAGGATGATGTAGAGCTGGTGGAAGCACGCAAACTGGAGATTCCAGTACTGCATCGCTCGGAAATGCTGGCGCGTCTGTTGAACGAACGCAAAGGTATCGCCGTCGCTGGTGCTCATGGGAAAACAACCACTTCGTCGATGATCGCGTTGGTCATGGAAGAATGCGAAGCCGATCCGACCTATATTATCGGTGGCGAGATCGTCAATCTGGGTACCAATGCCAAAGCGGGCAAAAGCGAGTACGTTGTCGCTGAAGCGGATGAGAGCGACGGTACATTTTTGCAATACCATCCGGCAATTGCCGTAGTAACCAATATCGAAGCCGATCATCTGGAAAACTACGATGGCGATTTTGCCAATATTAAAGCAGCCTATGTACAATTTCTAAGCCAGCTGCGCCCGGGTGGCAAGGCGATTATCAATGCAGACGATGAGAATATTCGTGAATTGCTGCCAAGTATTCAAGGTGAGACCGTTACATTTGGTATCGATCAGCCAGCAGACTACACAGCAAGTGATATTCAGCCGGGCGACCGCAAAATCTCCTTTGTGATGAGCTACAAAGGCGAGAAGTTGGGAATAGTGCAATTATCCGTACCGGGATTGCACAATGTCTACAATGCGATGGCAACACTCATTGCCTGTGTAGAAACCGGATTGTCGTTTACCGCAGCAGCAGCAGCTATCGTGCGATTCCAAGGAGCGAAACGTCGCTTCCAAGTTATGGGCGAAGCGAACGACATTCTAGTAGTGGACGATTACGCCCACCATCCGACCGAGATCGAGGCGACGCTCAAGGCAGCACGTGCCACTGGTAAAAAGATCATTGCGATCTTCCAGCCGCAGCGGTATTCGCGTACGTACTTCCTGCTGGATGAGTTCAGCCGTGCATTTGGCGAAGCCGATGAGGTGATTATTACCGACATCTACGCTCCAGCAGGCGAAAAGCAGATCGAAGGCGTGCATTCCGCCGCTCTCGTGGATCTGATCATCAAACACAGCAATGATAGTGCACGCTATGTAGCTGACAAGGATGATGTGGTCAAGGAATTGTCCTCCTCCATGCAGCCGGGCGATCTGATCATTACAATGGGTGCAGGCGATATTTGGAAAGTGTCCAAAGCGCTGGCAGAACAGCTGACCTCTGCACAAGCCGGTCACTAA
- a CDS encoding bifunctional folylpolyglutamate synthase/dihydrofolate synthase encodes MQYESAEGQSAPLHTYEQAVEWINGLIPFGIRPGLERIEKLMELLEHPHRRLKFVHVAGTNGKGSTCAFLTNVLINCGYDVGTFTSPYITKFTNRFQYNNEDIPEETLLKLSNRLYPLVQQIAATELGSPTMFEVSTALAILYYAHECYPDVVVWETGLGGRMDVTNIVNPVVSVITNVGYDHTDILGDTLEQIAGEKAGIIKPGVPVVTSVDQPEVIQVMAARAEQCRSRMYLAGRDYTAVRTGGDEVSQSFHFQGIFREMDIQIGMQGEHQCANAGLAMMTLEVLRQYMAFVLDDEPLLEGFRHTFWAGRLETVQSNPRIVLDGAHNPEGAASLVKSIPQTYKYNKLHILAGMLENKQHEPVFRHLLSIADTLILTEPDFRRKMPAEHLLELVQRLQQEMGRTDVQVIVEKDWKQAIQLLQSQTEREDLGVVTGTLYLISDVRATLLHQTDSEKGW; translated from the coding sequence ATGCAATATGAATCCGCGGAGGGGCAGTCAGCCCCTCTACATACGTATGAGCAGGCGGTAGAATGGATCAACGGTCTGATTCCGTTTGGCATTCGCCCCGGGCTCGAACGGATCGAAAAGTTGATGGAACTGCTGGAACACCCGCACCGACGGCTGAAATTTGTTCACGTCGCTGGTACGAATGGCAAAGGCAGCACCTGTGCCTTTTTGACCAATGTGCTAATCAATTGCGGATACGATGTTGGAACTTTTACATCGCCGTATATTACGAAATTCACCAATCGTTTTCAGTACAACAACGAGGATATTCCAGAGGAAACACTGCTCAAACTCTCCAACCGACTGTATCCGCTCGTACAGCAAATTGCTGCTACTGAGCTGGGATCGCCGACGATGTTTGAAGTGTCGACGGCGCTTGCGATTCTTTACTATGCGCACGAATGTTATCCCGATGTAGTCGTGTGGGAAACGGGGCTTGGCGGACGGATGGACGTAACCAATATTGTGAATCCGGTTGTATCGGTCATTACCAATGTAGGCTATGATCATACCGATATTCTTGGAGATACCTTGGAGCAGATCGCTGGAGAAAAGGCGGGCATTATTAAGCCTGGCGTTCCGGTTGTGACAAGTGTCGATCAGCCAGAAGTGATTCAGGTGATGGCGGCGCGTGCAGAGCAATGCCGCAGCCGCATGTATTTGGCGGGACGTGATTATACCGCTGTACGCACAGGCGGAGATGAAGTGAGTCAATCCTTTCATTTCCAAGGCATTTTCCGTGAAATGGATATACAGATTGGTATGCAGGGAGAGCATCAGTGTGCCAATGCAGGTCTAGCGATGATGACGCTGGAAGTGCTGCGTCAGTATATGGCATTTGTGCTGGATGATGAGCCATTACTGGAAGGCTTCCGTCATACCTTTTGGGCAGGTCGTCTAGAAACAGTGCAGAGCAATCCTCGAATCGTGCTGGACGGTGCGCATAATCCCGAAGGTGCGGCATCGCTCGTGAAGAGCATTCCGCAAACCTACAAGTATAACAAACTGCATATTCTAGCTGGAATGCTTGAAAATAAACAGCATGAACCGGTATTCCGCCATCTGTTGTCTATTGCGGATACGCTGATTTTGACCGAACCAGATTTTCGCCGCAAAATGCCGGCTGAGCATCTATTGGAGCTGGTGCAGCGTTTGCAGCAGGAGATGGGACGAACGGATGTACAGGTGATAGTGGAAAAAGACTGGAAGCAGGCGATTCAGCTGCTACAGTCGCAGACAGAACGGGAAGATCTTGGGGTCGTGACCGGAACGCTGTATTTAATTTCAGATGTAAGAGCGACTCTTTTGCATCAAACCGATTCTGAAAAGGGCTGGTGA